In Lachancea thermotolerans CBS 6340 chromosome H complete sequence, a single genomic region encodes these proteins:
- a CDS encoding KLTH0H08140p (conserved hypothetical protein), giving the protein MSDISASEYISQQNALEDEARGLMPWNPSHCTYADGSLRQPIFACLDCGEIGVCYSCSIQCHADCHLEELFTKRGFTCDCGTERQESKKGEFWCHLRQNLDRDVPSLSNRYSQNFKGLFCDCHNKYKADIDSTMIQCVLGLECNEEWYHCCCILKKHDHARHCLQSAIQNNQVPSEFPAIDYFEGFICWKCVSRYFTVFQALMSHHRSSDVIAHKVAHLTTFEPLGSEDEAPSLSKKRKRDSNTEQLFSIMLKSGYDKVLLEIKEDLEKTDKLYVFLQDIAPFLINDDPVYEFPEDSDNDISTYELGTKALNTSLDRDTAVAGIQAMDDIKKKLSDFLRPFAEAGEVVKEEDIRNFFELQKGKPKNK; this is encoded by the coding sequence ATGTCAGATATAAGCGCTTCCGAATACATAAGCCAGCAGAATGCGCTCGAAGATGAGGCACGTGGGTTGATGCCCTGGAACCCTTCCCATTGTACGTATGCGGATGGCAGTTTGAGACAGCCTATATTTGCGTGCTTGGACTGCGGTGAGATCGGTGTGTGCTACTCTTGTTCGATCCAATGCCACGCAGATTGCcatcttgaagagctgttcACTAAACGTGGTTTCACCTGTGACTGTGGAACAGAGCGACAAGAAAGTAAAAAGGGCGAATTTTGGTGTCACTTACGACAAAATTTAGACCGTGATGTTCCCAGTTTATCTAACAGGTACAGTCAGAACTTTAAGGGACTTTTCTGCGATTGCCACAATAAATACAAAGCCGATATTGACAGCACAATGATCCAGTGTGTTTTGGGACTTGAATGCAATGAAGAGTGGTACCATTGCTGTTGCATACTCAAGAAACACGACCATGCACGCCATTGTTTGCAAAGCGCAATTCAAAACAACCAAGTTCCCTCGGAATTTCCAGCAATTGATTATTTCGAAGGTTTCATATGCTGGAAATGCGTGAGTCGCTATTTTACcgtttttcaagccttaATGTCTCACCACCGCTCTAGCGATGTCATTGCTCACAAGGTAGCACACTTAACTACTTTTGAGCCGCTTGGAAGTGAGGACGAGGCGCCCAGTTTATCGAAAAAAAGGAAACGCGATAGCAACACAGAGCAGCTTTTTTCTATAATGCTAAAAAGTGGATATGACAAAGTATTACTGGAGatcaaagaagatttgGAGAAGACTGATAAACTTTACGTATTCCTTCAAGATATTGCAccatttttgatcaatGACGATCCTGTCTATGAGTTTCCGGAAGATTCTGACAACGATATTTCAACATATGAATTGGGCACAAAAGCGCTAAACACATCTCTTGATAGAGATACGGCAGTGGCTGGGATACAAGCGATGGATGATATTAAGAAAAAACTCAGCGATTTTTTGAGACCTTTTGCTGAGGCCGGAGAAGTCGTGAAAGAGGAAGACATAAGgaacttttttgagctaCAGAAGGGAAAGCCTAAAAATAAGTAA
- the HAP3 gene encoding Hap3p (similar to uniprot|P13434 Saccharomyces cerevisiae YBL021C HAP3 Subunit of the heme-activated glucose-repressed Hap2p/3p/4p/5p CCAAT-binding complex a transcriptional activator and global regulator of respiratory gene expression contains sequences contributing to both complex assembly and DNA binding): MDKEQEKRDLHNQFVAELREQDRWLPINNVGRLMKNTLPASAKVSKDAKECMQECVSEFISFVTSEANDRCTTDKRKTINGEDILISLNALGFENYAEVLKIYLAKYRQQQALKNQMTYMRRDGESEDLESGSQDEDPASNTAGLEASKEGQVMASDPSNDKEPNKGASKDASHFDQDSQLYL; the protein is encoded by the coding sequence ATGGACaaggaacaagaaaagcggGATTTGCACAACCAGTTTGTCGCAGAGCTAAGAGAACAAGACCGCTGGCTACCGATCAACAATGTCGGAAGACTCATGAAAAACACGCTGCCCGCATCAGCcaaagtttcaaaagacGCTAAAGAGTGTATGCAAGAATGCGTATCAGAGTTCATCTCGTTTGTCACAAGCGAGGCAAACGACAGATGCACGACTGATAAAAGGAAGACCATTAACGGAGAAGACATCCTCATTTCGCTAAATGCACTTGGTTTTGAGAATTACGCCGAGGTCCTCAAGATTTACCTCGCCAAGTATCGTCAACAACAGGCTCTCAAAAACCAGATGACATACATGCGCAGGGACGGCGAGAGCGAGGATCTTGAGAGCGGGTCGCAAGATGAGGACCCAGCCTCGAACACAGCCGGCCTTGAGgcctcaaaagaaggacagGTTATGGCTTCTGACCCGTCCAACGACAAAGAGCCTAATAAGGGAGCGTCAAAAGATGCCAGTCACTTTGATCAGGACAGCCAGCTTTATTTGTAG
- the MCM2 gene encoding MCM DNA helicase complex subunit MCM2 (similar to uniprot|P29469 Saccharomyces cerevisiae YBL023C MCM2 Protein involved in DNA replication component of the Mcm2-7 hexameric complex that binds chromatin as a part of the pre-replicative complex), producing MDRRRGREDDDSGDERVVPPSSPQGPSIERSSPLGSPEEIDFENPDGEVPDQVEDLDDMEEGLDEVDLMGDDMYRDYGSDALRDTYETTGVDDRNQRELSLAERRRIDSQLNERDRLLRSEAYMDDDEDLDKAHVDEMGLPVQRRRRRRQYEDDDDLLSDIDMDPLAEELTLESLSDVKASSYTEWITQPNVACTIARELKSFLLEYTDEWGRSVYGARIRTLGELNSESLEVNYRHLAESKAILALFLAKCPEEMLKIFDVVAMDATQLHYPDYARIHSEIHVRISDFPTVLNLRELRESNLNSLVRVTGVVTRRTGVFPQLKYVKFNCLKCGAVLGPYFQDSNEEIKISFCTNCRSKGPFRTNAEKTLYRNYQRLTLQEAPGTVPAGRLPRHREVILLWDLVDIAKPGEEIEVTGVYKNNYDGNLNARNGFPVFATIIEANSIRRREGGRRSGEDEEGLDVFGWTEEEEREFRKISRDRGIIDKVISSIAPSIYGHKDIKTAVACALFGGVPKNVNGKHSIRGDINVLLLGDPGTAKSQILKYVEKTAHRAVFATGQGASAVGLTASVRKDPITREWTLEGGALVLADKGVCLIDEFDKMNDQDRTSIHEAMEQQNISISKAGIVTSLQARCSIIAAANPNGGRYNSALPLAQNVDLTEPILSRFDILCVVRDLVDEVKDERLARFVVDSHLRSHPLHDKVGGNGSADEDANDADAAVDEEPMSSRQRRLQRDREREEEISPIPQDTLMKYIQYARTKIYPKLHQMDMDKVSRVYADLRRESITTGSFPITVRHLESILRIAESFAKMRLSEFVSSWDLDRAIKVIVDSFVGAQKISVRRQLQRSFSIYTLGQN from the coding sequence ATGGACCGCAGAAGGGGCAGAGAAGACGATGATAGTGGCGACGAGCGAGTCGTGCCTCCATCCTCGCCACAAGGACCTTCGATAGAAAGGTCCTCTCCTTTGGGCTCACCGGAAGAAATAGATTTCGAAAACCCAGACGGAGAAGTGCCAGATCAAGTTGAGGATTTAGATGACATGGAGGAGGGACTCGACGAAGTTGATCTCATGGGGGACGATATGTACCGTGACTATGGGTCTGATGCATTGCGCGATACCTACGAGACTACGGGCGTTGATGACCGCAATCAGCGGGAATTGAGTTTGGCAGAAAGGCGTCGAATTGACTCCCAACTGAACGAAAGAGACAGACTGCTACGCAGCGAAGCGTATATGgatgacgacgaagatCTTGACAAAGCCCATGTGGATGAAATGGGTCTCCCAGTGCAACGTCGGCGCAGGAGGCGACAATACGAGGATGACGATGACTTGTTGTCTGATATTGATATGGACCCACTGGCTGAAGAGTTAACACTTGAGTCCCTAAGTGATGttaaagcttcaagttaCACTGAGTGGATAACCCAGCCCAACGTCGCGTGTACAATTGCCCGAGAGCTGAAATCCTTTTTACTTGAATACACTGATGAGTGGGGAAGATCAGTCTACGGTGCCAGAATCAGAACATTGGGTGAACTAAACTCTGAATCTTTGGAGGTCAACTATAGACATCTCGCCGAGTCCAAAGCTattcttgctctttttcttgcgAAATGTCCTGAAGAGatgctcaaaatcttcgaCGTTGTGGCAATGGACGCCACCCAACTCCACTATCCGGATTATGCCAGAATTCATTCGGAAATCCACGTTAGAATATCAGACTTCCCCACTGTTCTCAATTTACGCGAATTAAGAGAATCGAACCTTAACTCTTTAGTTCGCGTAACAGGGGTTGTCACGCGGAGAACAGGTGTGTTCCCTCAGCTAAAGTATGTCAAGTTCAACTGTCTCAAATGCGGTGCAGTCTTGGGTCCTTACTTCCAAGAttcaaatgaagaaataaaGATTTCCTTTTGTACGAATTGCAGGTCTAAGGGTCCCTTCAGAACAAATGCTGAAAAAACTCTATACAGAAATTATCAACGTCTAACACTACAAGAAGCGCCAGGAACTGTTCCGGCTGGAAGGCTTCCTCGGCACAGGGAAGTTATTTTGCTTTGGGATTTAGTGGACATCGCAAAGCCCGGAGAAGAAATCGAAGTTACAGGCGTTTACAAAAACAACTATGATGGGAACTTGAATGCCAGGAATGGATTTCCTGTCTTTGCTACCATAATAGAGGCAAATTCCATTAGAAGGAGAGAAGGGGGGCGAAGAAGTGGagaagacgaagagggTCTAGACGTTTTTGGTTGGaccgaagaagaggaaagaGAATTCAGGAAAATATCTAGGGATCGCGGTATAATTGACAAAGTCATATCCTCTATTGCTCCCTCTATTTACGGGCACAAAGACATTAAAACAGCAGTCGCTTGTGCGCTGTTTGGTGGTGTTCCCAAAAATGTCAACGGAAAGCATTCGATTCGTGGTGACATCAATGTGTTACTACTTGGTGATCCCGGAACTGCAAAATCCCAGATCTTGAAGTACGTGGAGAAAACTGCTCATCGTGCAGTATTTGCGACAGGTCAAGGTGCATCTGCTGTTGGTCTTACGGCATCTGTAAGGAAGGACCCAATTACCAGAGAATGGACATTAGAGGGAGGTGCACTTGTATTAGCTGACAAAGGTGTTTGCTTGATTGATGAATTTGATAAGATGAACGATCAAGATCGTACCTCCATTCACGAAGCTATGGAACAGCAAAACatttcaatttcgaaagCTGGTATAGTGACATCTTTGCAGGCAAGATGCTCAATTATCGCTGCTGCTAACCCAAACGGAGGTCGCTACAACTCGGCTCTGCCCTTGGCACAGAATGTTGACCTAACAGAGCCCATTTTATCTCGTTTTGATATATTGTGCGTTGTGAGAGACCTGGTTGACGAGGTGAAAGATGAAAGGCTTGCGCGCTTCGTAGTGGACTCACATTTGAGGTCTCATCCTTTGCATGATAAAGTAGGCGGAAACGGTTCTGCTGATGAAGATGCAAATGACGCAGACGCTGCCGTAGATGAAGAGCCCATGTCTTCGAGGCAACGGCGTCTACAAAGAGatagagaaagagaagaagaaatttctCCAATACCTCAAGATACTCTGATGAAATATATCCAGTATGCGCGTACTAAGATATATCCCAAATTGCATCAAATGGATATGGATAAAGTGAGCAGAGTATATGCAGACTTGAGACGTGAAAGTATCACTACAGGGTCGTTCCCGATTACTGTCCGTCACTTGGAGTCCATTTTGAGAATTGCAGAGTCTTTCGCAAAAATGAGGCTTTCCGAGTTCGTATCATCTTGGGATCTTGACAGAGCCATTAAGGTCATCGTGGACAGTTTCGTTGGAGCGCAAAAAATTAGTGTTCGCAGGCAGTTACAGAGGTCGTTCTCTATCTATACTTTAGGGCAAAACTAA
- the PIM1 gene encoding ATP-dependent Lon protease PIM1 (similar to uniprot|P36775 Saccharomyces cerevisiae YBL022C PIM1 Mitochondrial ATP-dependent protease involved in intramitochondrial proteolysis involved in degradation of misfolded proteins in mitochondria required for bigenesis and maintenance of mitochondria), with translation MLSKGSLSAFRQAYRRPQLLQVRLASSIARASCGISKVIAPLEQQHWSAYQQQMRSAVLSSELKTLESQWLRSMQLKSEKNNEDESTESKTPGKNTEEDNGDEDPSRPVREEADDESRLDGKYSHTSSAAADGAGTSAPSGGDGSGSGSSGNGDDGDDSKSSPKKQKLPEVYPQMLALPIARRPLFPGFYKAVVISDDRVMKAIKEMLERQQPYIGAFLLKNSDTDTDVIHSPDEVHDVGVFAQITSAFPSKDEKTGAETMTALLYPHRRIKIDELLPPMENKESERGSAGALGEEELKSSSKQASKSEKKSLQTKKRSDVVDENVDEANPTEFLKNYQISLVNVSNLEDKQFDRKSPVINALTSEILKVFKEISQLNTMFREQIATFSASIQSATTNIFEEPARLADFAAAVSAGEEEELQEILESLDIEQRLERSLVVLKKELMNAELQNKISKDVETKIQKRQREYYLMEQLKGIKRELGIDDGRDKLIETFKSRVEKLQLPENVQKVFDDEVNKLATLETSMSEFGVIRNYLDWITSLPWGVTSKEQYSIPLAKKILDEDHYGLKDVKDRILEFIAVGKLLGKVDGKIICFVGPPGVGKTSIGKSIARSLNRQFFRFSVGGMTDVAEIKGHRRTYIGALPGRVIQALKKCETQNPLILIDEIDKIGHGGIHGDPAAALLELLDPEQNNSFLDNYLDIPIDLSKVLFVCTANSLETIPRPLLDRMEIIELTGYVAEEKIKIAEQYLSPSAKRDAGLENAHVDISESAIVALMKYYCRESGVRNLKKHIEKVYRKAALNVVKQLKIDDNPVNTVDESGKKTRASAGQSPKGEIVGSTESLAEKDGKLQVEKTHDNKEALVVPGDIEVNVNAENLKDYVGPPIYTSDRLYETTPPGVVMGLAWTSMGGCSMYVESVLEQPITDKSIPSLERTGQLGDVMKESSRLAYSFARMFLTKKFPENRFFEKAAIHVHCPEGATPKDGPSAGVTMASSFLSLALNKPLEPTVAMTGELTLTGKVLRIGGLREKAVAARRSGAKTIIFPKDNMNDWADLPDHVKEGLEPLAADWYDQIFDKLFSDVSKESGDSVWKAEFDKIDAKEAKNKS, from the coding sequence ATGCTGAGCAAAGGGAGTCTCTCAGCTTTCAGGCAAGCCTACAGGCGCCCTCAATTGTTACAAGTCAGGCTTGCAAGCTCTATTGCGCGCGCATCATGTGGTATCTCAAAAGTAATCGCACCCTTGGAGCAACAACACTGGAGCGCGTACCAGCAACAAATGAGAAGCGCGGTGCTCAGCAGCGAACTCAAAACTTTAGAATCTCAGTGGCTGAGGAGCATGCAACTCAAAagcgaaaaaaacaacGAAGATGAGTCTACAGAGTCTAAAACTCCTGGTAAGAACACCGAGGAAGACAATGGCGACGAAGACCCCAGCCGTCCAGtgagagaagaagcggACGATGAGTCCCGGTTGGATGGGAAGTACTCACACACATCTTCAGCTGCAGCTGATGGAGCAGGGACGTCCGCGCCGTCTGGCGGAGATGGCAGCGGCAGTGGCAGCAGTGGCAACGGTGATGATGGCGATGATTCCAAATCCTCTccaaagaaacagaaactCCCAGAGGTATACCCACAAATGCTGGCTCTACCAATAGCAAGGCGCCCGCTATTTCCCGGTTTCTACAAAGCTGTGGTAATATCTGATGATAGAGTTATGAAAGCCATCAAAGAGATGCTGGAACGTCAACAACCGTACATTGGCGCctttctcttgaagaattcAGATACGGATACGGATGTGATTCACTCTCCCGATGAAGTCCATGATGTCGGCGTTTTTGCACAGATTACTAGCGCCTTTCCAAGTAAAGATGAAAAAACCGGTGCAGAAACAATGACAGCTCTGCTTTACCCTCACAGGAGAATTAAAATTGATGAATTGCTACCTCCGatggaaaacaaagaatCAGAGCGCGGTTCAGCAGGTGCGCTgggcgaagaagaactcaAAAGTTCCTCGAAACAAGCATCAAAATCcgagaaaaaaagcttacAAACGAAAAAGCGCAGTGATGtagttgatgaaaatgttgatgaagCCAACCCCACTGAATTTTTAAAAAACTACCAAATATCACTGGTCAACGTTTCGAACTTAGAGGACAAGCAATTCGATAGAAAGTCGCCGGTTATAAATGCTTTGACATCGGAGATCttaaaagttttcaaagagataTCGCAGTTGAATACTATGTTTAGAGAACAGATTGCCACCTTTTCGGCATCAATACAATCTGCTACAACAAACATATTCGAAGAGCCTGCGCGCCTTGCCGattttgctgctgcagTCTCTGCCGGggaagaggaagaacttcaagaaatactTGAATCCCTAGATATTGAACAGAGGCTAGAAAGGTCTCTagttgttttgaagaaggaacTCATGAATGCTGAACTCCAGAACAAAATTTCCAAGGATGTGGAAACTaagattcaaaagagacAGCGCGAATACTACCTTATGGAACAATTGAAGGGCATCAAAAGAGAACTGGGCATAGATGATGGACGGGACAAGCTCATTGAAACCTTTAAATCTAGGGTCGAGAAGTTACAACTTCCAGAAAATGTACAGAAAGTTTTCGATGATGAAGTTAATAAGCTTGCCACTCTCGAGACATCAATGTCGGAATTCGGCGTTATAAGAAACTACCTTGATTGGATCACTTCCTTACCTTGGGGAGTAACCTCTAAGGAACAGTACTCAATTCCTctggcaaagaaaatattAGACGAAGATCATTACGGACTCAAAGATGTCAAGGACAGGATCCTAGAGTTCATTGCCGTTGGAAAATTATTAGGGAAGGTTGACGGCAAAATAATATGTTTTGTTGGACCTCCCGGTGTGGGTAAGACCTCCATAGGAAAATCTATTGCTAGGTCATTAAATCGTCAATTTTTCAGATTTTCTGTGGGTGGCATGACAGATGTGGCTGAAATTAAGGGACATAGAAGGACTTATATTGGAGCCCTACCTGGCCGTGTTATCCAGGCCCTAAAGAAATGCGAAACTCAAAATCCATTAATCCTTATCGATGAAATCGACAAAATCGGCCATGGTGGTATTCATGGTGATCCAGCGGCCGCgctccttgagcttttggatcCCGAACAGAACAATAGCTTCTTGGACAATTACCTAGACATCCCCATTGACTTatcaaaagttctttttgTGTGCACAGCAAACTCTCTTGAGACCATTCCAAGACCACTTCTAGATAGAATGGAGATAATTGAACTTACTGGATATGTTGCCGAAGAGAAAATAAAAATTGCAGAGCAGTATCTATCTCCTAGCGCAAAACGCGATGCAGGCCTTGAGAACGCTCATGTCGATATTTCCGAAAGTGCTATTGTTGCATTAATGAAGTATTACTGTAGGGAAAGCGGTGtcagaaacttgaaaaaacaTATCGAAAAGGTTTATCGCAAGGCCGCTTTGAATGTCGTGAAACAACTTAAAATAGATGACAATCCCGTAAACACTGTTGACGAGTCTGGTAAAAAAACGAGAGCTAGCGCTGGCCAAAGCCCCAAGGGAGAAATTGTTGGCTCCACCGAGAGTTTAGCTGAAAAGGATGGCAAGTTGCAGGTGGAAAAAACTCACGATAACAAGGAAGCCTTGGTTGTTCCTGGCGATATTGAGGTGAACGTGAACGCcgaaaatttgaaggaCTATGTGGGCCCACCAATTTATACCTCGGATAGGCTCTACGAAACGACTCCTCCAGGTGTCGTGATGGGACTTGCATGGACAAGCATGGGTGGTTGTTCAATGTATGTGGAATCAGTTCTCGAACAGCCAATCACAGACAAATCCATTCCTTCATTAGAACGTACTGGCCAATTAGGGGATGTCATGAAAGAATCTTCACGTTTAGCTTATTCTTTCGCTAGAATGTTCTTGACCAAGAAATTCCCAGAAAACAgatttttcgaaaaagcTGCGATACATGTTCATTGCCCAGAAGGCGCTACACCCAAGGACGGTCCCTCTGCGGGTGTCACGATGGCTTCCTCTTTTCTTTCGTTAGCACTCAACAAACCGCTGGAGCCTACAGTAGCAATGACAGGTGAGCTTACATTAACCGGAAAAGTACTGCGTATTGGTGGCTTACGTGAAAAAGCGGTCGCGGCAAGAAGATCTGGTGCCAAGACTATCATCTTCCCCAAAGACAATATGAATGATTGGGCTGATCTACCCGACCACGTTAAGGAGGGATTAGAGCCCCTTGCCGCGGACTGGTACGACCAAATCTTTGACAAACTTTTCTCTGATGTCTCAAAGGAGAGTGGTGATTCAGTTTGGAAAGCAGAGTTCGATAAAATTGAtgccaaagaagccaaaaacaagagtTGA
- a CDS encoding NAD-dependent succinate-semialdehyde dehydrogenase (similar to uniprot|P38067 Saccharomyces cerevisiae YBR006w UGA2 succinate semialdehyde dehydrogenase involved in the utilization of gamma- aminobutyrate (GABA) as a nitrogen source), translating to MLRFKQSLIRPKTLFKRFASTSFEDPELFRTKALVNGKWLSGDDQFPVINPSTSEEISTITNCGVADYNEAIGHAHRAFKKFKETSPRERSQVLYNIYDLMSEHKNDLARLITMENGKTFKDSLTEIDYSASYFRWFAEEAPRIYGHVIPSSSSLRKQIITLRQPLGVVGIMAPWNFPSAMIARKLAPVIATGNACVIKPPHESPMSALALGWLAEQAGLSDGVCNVLPTTHTAAIGEYICSHDQVRKITFTGSTKVGKLLMKQCANGNIIKKVSMELGGNAPFIVFDDADIDKAVNGLISCKFRQLGQTCICANRVFVHESIYGDFATRLVAAIESGFHLGDGFSPKVTHGPLINEGAVQKVSELVEDAKNKGANVLTGGVRASSLGPRFYHPTVLSGVDETMSIFHTEVFGPVASLIGFKTTEEVIERANKTNVGLAGYFYSSNIQTVLDVASELEVGMVGVNSSAISDAAMPFGGIKNSGLGREGSSWGVDDYTDLKSIVLEA from the coding sequence ATGTTGCGTTTTAAACAGTCCTTAATAAGGCCTAAAACTTTGTTTAAAAGATTTGCGTCgacttcttttgaagacccTGAGCTTTTCAGGACCAAAGCTCTTGTTAACGGAAAATGGCTTAGTGGCGATGACCAATTCCCTGTCATCAATCCCTCCACTTCAGAAGAGATATCAACAATCACCAACTGCGGAGTAGCTGACTATAACGAGGCTATAGGGCATGCTCACAgggctttcaaaaagttcaaggaaACCTCTCCAAGGGAAAGATCCCAAGTCCTGTACAACATTTACGATTTGATGTCTGAGCATAAAAATGATTTGGCTAGGTTAATAACTATGGAGAATGGTaagactttcaaagattctttgACTGAAATCGATTATTCTGCTAGTTACTTTAGGTGGTTTGCAGAGGAAGCACCAAGAATTTACGGGCACGTTATTCCGTCATCGAGTTCACTCCGGAAGCAAATTATTACATTGAGGCAGCCGTTGGGCGTCGTAGGGATCATGGCACCATGGAATTTTCCATCAGCGATGATTGCGAGAAAATTGGCACCAGTTATTGCAACTGGGAATGCATGTGTAATAAAGCCACCCCACGAGTCCCCCATGAGTGCCCTGGCCTTAGGATGGCTTGCCGAACAAGCAGGCCTGAGCGACGGGGTCTGCAACGTTTTACCAACAACACATACTGCAGCTATTGGTGAGTATATTTGCAGCCACGACCAGGTTCGTAAAATCACGTTTACGGGGTCCACAAAAGTGGGCAAGCTCCTCATGAAACAGTGTGCCAATGGCAATATTATAAAAAAAGTATCAATGGAACTTGGTGGAAACGCGCCCTTTATTGTGTTTGATGACGCTGACATAGATAAAGCTGTTAATGGTCTAATTTCATGTAAGTTCAGGCAATTGGGTCAGACATGCATCTGTGCCAACCGCGTATTCGTTCACGAATCGATCTACGGGGACTTCGCCACGCGCTTGGTCGCGGCAATAGAATCAGGGTTTCATCTAGGTGATGGCTTCAGTCCCAAAGTTACTCATGGTCCTTTAATTAACGAAGGTGCAGTGCAAAAAGTTtctgagcttgttgaagatgCTAAAAACAAAGGGGCGAACGTTTTGACAGGAGGTGTAAGAGCAAGTAGTCTGGGGCCACGATTTTACCATCCCACTGTTTTGAGTGGTGTGGATGAAACAATGAGCATTTTCCACACCGAGGTATTTGGTCCTGTTGCATCGCTTATAGGTTTCAAAACGACAGAGGAGGTTATTGAGCGTGCTAATAAAACGAACGTGGGGCTGGCAGGGTATTTTTATAGCTCCAACATTCAAACAGTGTTAGATGTTGCAAGTGAGCTAGAGGTAGGAATGGTTGGCGTGAACAGTAGTGCAATAAGCGACGCAGCTATGCCATTTGGCGGAATTAAGAACTCCGGATTAGGCAGAGAAGGTTCTTCATGGGGCGTGGATGACTATACAGATTTGAAGTCAATTGTTCTAGAGGCTTAA